The following coding sequences are from one Nicotiana tomentosiformis chromosome 3, ASM39032v3, whole genome shotgun sequence window:
- the LOC104097581 gene encoding agamous-like MADS-box protein AGL80 translates to MTRKKVKLAFITNDSARKATFKKRKKGLMKKVSELSTLCGIDACAIFYSPYENQPEVWPNTMGAQRVLAEFKRMPEMEQSKKMVNQESFIRQRIAKASEQLKKQSKENREKEMTEVMYQCLAEKWLQNLNLGDLNDLGWVVDQNLKEINKRIEAFRKGTSTSSSFAAVSQAAAPPLVEQKPVVELGLEGMQRTQT, encoded by the coding sequence ATGACAAGGAAGAAGGTAAAGTTAGCTTTCATAACTAATGACTCGGCAAGAAAAGCAACATTTAAGAAAAGGAAGAAGGGTCTAATGAAGAAGGTGAGTGAATTGAGCACCCTTTGTGGAATTGATGCTTGTGCTATTTTTTATAGCCCTTATGAAAACCAACCTGAGGTATGGCCAAATACCATGGGAGCTCAACGCGTACTCGCGGAGTTCAAGAGAATGCCAGAGATGGaacaaagcaagaaaatggtgAATCAAGAGAGTTTTATCAGACAAAGGATTGCAAAAGCGAGCGAGCAGCTGAAAAAACAAAGCAAAGAGAACAGAGAGAAGGAGATGACTGAAGTTATGTACCagtgtttggctgaaaaatggcTGCAAAATTTGAACTTGGGGGATTTGAATGATCTTGGTTGGGTTGTTGATCAGAATTTGAAGGAGATTAATAAGAGAATTGAAGCATTTAGAAAAGGAACttccacttcttcttcttttgctgCTGTTTCACAGGCTGCTGCTCCTCCACTAGTGGAGCAAAAGCCAGTGGTGGAATTAGGGTTGGAGGGGATGCAGAGGACACAAACATAG